A single genomic interval of Amblyomma americanum isolate KBUSLIRL-KWMA chromosome 11, ASM5285725v1, whole genome shotgun sequence harbors:
- the LOC144109603 gene encoding membrane metallo-endopeptidase-like 1, whose protein sequence is MSPEISFGKRFDGPAFFIHHVPSLGVDLPRLLASRLGRTAAHNRRDSLRLRLDLLSDCLRRQHHSARPSSDAAAREDMLDLLALRVALHVFRHQVARGSRRFHMGAVSSAANVTYGTDQLFFYEFAMDRCEAYDEAYLQQRTVNGLRSPAPTLVNGPLRNLRTFARAFSCSRGSPMSPERICKL, encoded by the exons ATGTCCCCGGAGATCAGCTTCGGAAAACG GTTCGACGGCCCCGCTTTCTTCATTCACCACGTGCCCTCCCTGGGCGTCGACTTGCCTCGGCTTCTCGCGTCTCGGCTCGGCCGAACAGCCGCCCATAATCGCAGAGACTCCTTGCGGCTGCGGCTGGACCTGCTGAGTGATTGTCTGCGTCGGCAGCATCATAGCGCGCGTCCTTCAAGCGATGCCGCCGCCCGCGAGGACATGCTCGACCTATTGGCCCTACGTGTCGCCCTGCACGTGTTCCGTCACCAGGTGGCGCGTGGGAGCCGCCG GTTTCATATGGGTGCAGTTAGTTCGGCTGCAAACGTGACGTACGGCACAGACCAGCTGTTCTTCTACGAGTTCGCCATGGACCGGTGCGAGGCCTACGACGAGGCTTACCTACAGCAGCGCACGGTCAACGGGCTGCGCTCGCCTGCTCCGACGCTCGTCAATGGACCACTCAGGAACCTCCGGACTTTCGCGAGGGCTTTCAGCTGCTCACGGGGTTCGCCAATGAGTCCCGAGCGCATATGCAAGCTTTAG